In one Grus americana isolate bGruAme1 chromosome 1, bGruAme1.mat, whole genome shotgun sequence genomic region, the following are encoded:
- the LOC129202110 gene encoding histone H2A type 2-C, whose amino-acid sequence MSGRGKQGGKARAKAKSRSSRAGLQFPVGRVHRLLRKGNYAERVGAGAPVYLAAVLEYLTAEILELAGNAARDNKKTRIIPRHLQLAIRNDEELNKLLGKVTIAQGGVLPNIQAVLLPKKTESHKAKSK is encoded by the coding sequence ATGTCTGGCCGCGGGAAGCAGGGCGGGAAGGCGCGCGCCAAGGCCAAGTCGCGCTCGTCGCGGGCCGGGCTGCAGTTCCCCGTGGGCCGCGTGCACCGCCTGCTGCGCAAGGGCAACTACGCGGAGCGGGTGGGCGCCGGCGCCCCGGTGTACCTGGCGGCCGTGCTGGAGTACCTGACGGCCGAGATCCTGGAGCTGGCGGGCAACGCGGCCCGCGACAACAAGAAGACGCGCATCATCCCCCGGCACCTGCAGCTGGCCATCCGCAACGACGAGGAGCTCAACAAGCTGCTGGGCAAGGTGACTATCGCGCAGGGCGGGGTGCTGCCCAACATCCAGGCCGTGCTGCTGCCCAAGAAGACTGAGAGCCACAAAGCCAAGAGCAAGTAA
- the LOC129202074 gene encoding histone H4-like: protein MPGNGASGAPERREGERGGDRSGEGGRGPGEVPESGEERRLRLAAPAEGAESQAPPRPSVPAPAPNQVGSQHINSAAQPAAAHQRRANSSDSVMSGRGKGGKGLGKGGAKRHRKVLRDNIQGITKPAIRRLARRGGVKRISGLIYEETRGVLKVFLENVIRDAVTYTEHAKRKTVTAMDVVYALKRQGRTLYGFGG from the coding sequence ATGCCGGGGAACGGCGCTTCAGGGGCACCGGAGCGGAGGGAAGGCGAGCGAGGCGGGGACCGGAGCGGTGAAGGCGGCCGGGGCCCCGGGGAGGTGCCCGAGAGCGGCGAAGAGCGAAGGCTCCGCCTCGCCGCGCCCGCGGAGGGGGCGGAATCgcaggccccgccccggccATCCGTGCCCGCCCCTGCTCCCAATCAGGTCGGCTCCCAACACATAAACAGCGCGGCGCAGCCGGCTGCAGCTCATCAGCGCAGGGCAAACAGCAGCGACAGCGTCATGTCTGGCAGAGGCAAGGGCGGGAAGGGGCTCGGCAAGGGGGGCGCCAAGCGCCACCGCAAGGTGCTGCGCGACAACATCCAGGGCATCACCAAGCCGGCCATCCGCCGCCTGGCTCGGCGCGGCGGCGTGAAGCGCATCTCGGGGCTCATCTACGAGGAGACGCGCGGCGTGCTGAAGGTCTTCCTGGAGAACGTGATCCGCGACGCCGTCACCTACACCGAGCACGCCAAGAGGAAGACGGTCACGGCCATGGACGTGGTCTACGCCCTCAAGCGCCAGGGACGCACCCTCTACGGCTTCGGCGGCTAA